A window of Drosophila sulfurigaster albostrigata strain 15112-1811.04 chromosome X, ASM2355843v2, whole genome shotgun sequence genomic DNA:
TTGGCATGTGCAAGTTTGAAATCGAGGTGAGCGACTCTGTTTGTTGATCCTTATTCCTCTAACTAACTAATTATTCACCAACTTATTCTAGATGGTGGAAAGCGATGGCGAGGTGTCGCAATTCGATTCACTGGACAATTGCTCGGAGGGCGGCATGAGTGCCGAGAACTTTAACACACTGAAAAAGGGTCCTTTGGCACCCATTGATCCGCCGCCCGAATTCCAGGATTCGCCACAGACCACGCTGGTGCGTTCCATCTCGAAGAACATTGTGAATAGCCTGCGCCGTTGGACATCGTCGCAATCATCGTTCGAGCATCTGAAGGATGATGTGACCATGGTCAGTggtgctgctgcggcggccaACAGCCAGgagctgatgctgttgctggccaAGCCCAGCTGTCAAGACAACGGCGGCAGCAgtagcaaccacaacagcaactacaacagcaaccacaaccacagcaCAAtcacagcgacagcagcaggagcagcaacaacaacagcagcaacaatgttgccaggtggcaacagcagcagcaaccacggcggaggcggcggcggcagcagcaatgcgGCAACCACACAATTGCTGTGCGGCGCTGAGCGTACGCTCAAGGAATCGTATGCCCTCAATAAGCATCTGTACTCAAGTGATTCGATACTCAATAGCCATACGGATAACATTTACGATGAGCCCAATAATATCATAAGCAGCTCGCTGGGCAACAGCATTGATCTGCTCGATGAGGACGAAGACGATgacgaggatgaggaggaagaggaggaggaggccgAGGCCTCGGAGCAGAGCAGTTGTTCGCCATCGTTGCCATCACCGCCGCCGCCCGTTTCGATCATTAAGATTAAGCAGACGCTGTGTCCCTACTATCAGGATCACACGCGCTACTTTAAGGCCATACCCACGGAGCAGGATAGCATTGCCAGTGCGAAGGCGGCGGCTGCACAGCAGCGTTTCAACAGCGCTGGTCTCTCGGAGATTCACGACTACGATCTGTACTACGGAGCGCGCAGTCGGCAATcccagactcagactcagacgcagactcagcagcagcagcagcagcaacaacaaacggataacaacagcagcttgCAGCGGAGACAGCTGCTTTACAGTCCGCTGGGTCACACGAGCCACTGTCACTATCATTCGCACTACAATCACCATCCGCATCAGCACTATGGCCACCaccatcatcaccatcatcagcatcatcatggCCAGCGTCCCAATTCGCGCAACTCGCTCAACAGTCGCCTGAGCAGTTCGCACAATTCGCTGAACGTGTCGTCGGCCAATAAGCCGGATGATTCGATCTTTATAACGCAAGCGATGTCGCACGATGCGCTATTCACGCGTGAGATCTCCGATTTCTATAATGTGCCCATCGATTCGGATATCTATGCCTTTCCCGTCGACATgattgagcagcagcagcagctgctcgagAAGCAGCAGTTGCTCGACAAGCAGAAGctcgaacagcagcagcagcagcagcagcaactggagtTGAATGGAGTTGGAAGCAAACAGCAGCCGGCTTACCACAAGGCAGCGAGTAGACGCAACAAGCGCAATAAACGCAAGCAACGCTATGCTTCGGGTGCGGCGACCACGACGACGGCGGCCGAGACGAGCGACGattgcggtggcggtggcggtggaggaggaggaggaggaggcggcggtggcggtggcaagcATGGCAAATATCGTACGCCTGTGATGCAGAGTGAGACGGAACCGCTGCACATGACGCTGGACGAGGTGAAGCAGTTCTATCACACACTCTACTCGGATGCTGGCAAATCCTCTTGGTGCAGTGGTGCTGCAAGTGGCGGTGGCGTcggcggaggaggaggtggaggtggaggtggaggagcgacaacaacaaaggcaacaaaggGGATGGGCGTCAAGTCGAGCAACGAGACGATCTGGAGCGTGTCGACGAGTGCgacaagcacaacaaacacGACCACAACGACGGCACGCACGCGCAGCAGCATCGGCACCACACGAACCAGCGGAGCAGGTGGCGGTGTCGGTGGTGGGGCAAATAGTGGCGAGAGCAGCGCCAAATATCTGAGCAAGCAGAACAAACAGCACAACATTGACAATGATAAgctcaacaataacaacaacaacaacatcaataacatcaacaacagcagcagcagcagcaacaattacgcccaacaacagcagcagcagcaacaacaacagacgcCTGCAGCCGCATTGCCCACCTCATCGGACAAGCTGCTTGCCCCAAGCGAGCAGCAGACGAACAACAAGCACGTGCTGCACACGGAGAAGAAATCGCAGTTCTCGCTGAATCtgaagcaaaagttttgcagcatttttcgctttcgccgcagcagcaatcacaatCGCAATTGCAATCGCAGCAATGCGAGCAGTgcgacaactgcagcagccaatgtgacagcagctgccgcgtcagcagcagcattggcaGCTGCCtcatcgtcgacgtcgtcgtcaacGCCCGCCGGTTGTGCGGCAAATGCCACAGATGTCGATGCAGAGCAGCGCAACGAAACGAATGCCGATCTGCGCAAAAAGTTTCAATCGCGCGCCTTGCCGCCATTGCCAAAAAAGGGTGAGTGCATGCAAATCCATATCCATCCATGCATCGGAAACTAATtctatattttgcaataacaTTTGCAGCTTATGCCATTGATGCCGCCGAAACGGAGACTGAGGATCCAAAGAAAAGCAACGTTGCCCAAGAGCCGCGTGCGCTGCAGTTTACCTCCAGTATTGAGAAGGTCAAGGACGTAAGTTTGCAATTCGATAATTTGtcactcgttactcgttactcgttgTTAAACTCTTCACTTCTCCCATTTTCAGTATGGCTGGTACTGGGGTCCACTGTCCAGTGAGGCGGCCGAGAAGGTGCTCTCCAATGAGCCGGATGGATCGTTCATAGTGCGCGACAGCTCCGATGATCATTACATATTCTCGTTGAGCTTCAAGCTAAACAACTGCGTGCGCCATGTGCGCATCGAACAGGACCAGGGTGAGTCGTAATCATCTGTCTACGGAATGAAAAGTTGTGAACATAAATAATTGACAAATTAACTGAGTTGTATAGACACAACGACTCGGGTGCATTCTGTTCGACAACTGACGTTTATTCCTTAAAATCCTAAGACCTAGCTTATCAACATTTATTGTCTTTCACGGAACTCCCAATTTTAGAGGAACCCTTCAAATTTAGTATTGAATGGACTCTCTCTTGTGGTGTAGAGGGCATCTTTTAATATCTAAATACGATTAATTTCCATATCTTCTACAATATTTAATGGGTTATTTTTTTGTCACACGGTTCAACGCAGTGCATTTACGCAGATTTAACCCTCTAGTGCccaattataaaacaaattaatctCTTTTGCTTTCCTTATCTCGTTTGCTGGGATTGAGATTTATAGGACAAAAATCTTGGACAGCCTAGACCTTATAAAAGCAACAAGAAGctaacaaaaactttttttttggtgtgggTTTCATGTTTTGGGTCCTAGAGACTTTCCGCAACATGACAGTAATTTTGTTTCGATCAACAAGCttcttcaaatattaaaacaatatgtTTAGATTGCGTTTTTgccaaaattattattttctaattgcacaatttttgaCTGCAAACGACAGAGATGAAAAAGCTCGGATATCTATTACAAACGCatcgaaaaacatttttgggtCTCTGACTTGGAAAAACCATGAATGAGGACAAAAAGCAATAATGACAGAATAAcgatatttcaaattttgcccgTGTAGATGCGGTTTTATGatctataaataatttccGAATTTAAGGAGATAGTTTTAGGCTAAAACGGTATGTCTTCATGTATATGCTTAAACCGAAATTATGAACCTAATTTGTTAGTA
This region includes:
- the LOC133848549 gene encoding myb-like protein A — protein: MESSIKLKESNSNSNSNSNNSNGNQNAIQLCCNGSTGSSSTTAVGICSSDSFSSMMPPTGAATGAAAATPRDHELVSANSIELNAAASLSDDSGVPLTTNSSISSGDSYRIGMCKFEIEMVESDGEVSQFDSLDNCSEGGMSAENFNTLKKGPLAPIDPPPEFQDSPQTTLVRSISKNIVNSLRRWTSSQSSFEHLKDDVTMVSGAAAAANSQELMLLLAKPSCQDNGGSSSNHNSNYNSNHNHSTITATAAGAATTTAATMLPGGNSSSNHGGGGGGSSNAATTQLLCGAERTLKESYALNKHLYSSDSILNSHTDNIYDEPNNIISSSLGNSIDLLDEDEDDDEDEEEEEEEAEASEQSSCSPSLPSPPPPVSIIKIKQTLCPYYQDHTRYFKAIPTEQDSIASAKAAAAQQRFNSAGLSEIHDYDLYYGARSRQSQTQTQTQTQQQQQQQQQTDNNSSLQRRQLLYSPLGHTSHCHYHSHYNHHPHQHYGHHHHHHHQHHHGQRPNSRNSLNSRLSSSHNSLNVSSANKPDDSIFITQAMSHDALFTREISDFYNVPIDSDIYAFPVDMIEQQQQLLEKQQLLDKQKLEQQQQQQQQLELNGVGSKQQPAYHKAASRRNKRNKRKQRYASGAATTTTAAETSDDCGGGGGGGGGGGGGGGGGKHGKYRTPVMQSETEPLHMTLDEVKQFYHTLYSDAGKSSWCSGAASGGGVGGGGGGGGGGGATTTKATKGMGVKSSNETIWSVSTSATSTTNTTTTTARTRSSIGTTRTSGAGGGVGGGANSGESSAKYLSKQNKQHNIDNDKLNNNNNNNINNINNSSSSSNNYAQQQQQQQQQQTPAAALPTSSDKLLAPSEQQTNNKHVLHTEKKSQFSLNLKQKFCSIFRFRRSSNHNRNCNRSNASSATTAAANVTAAAASAAALAAASSSTSSSTPAGCAANATDVDAEQRNETNADLRKKFQSRALPPLPKKAYAIDAAETETEDPKKSNVAQEPRALQFTSSIEKVKDYGWYWGPLSSEAAEKVLSNEPDGSFIVRDSSDDHYIFSLSFKLNNCVRHVRIEQDQGTFSFGSYAKFKSQTITEFIEKAVEHSRSGRYLFFLHRRPEHGPMRVQLTNPVSRFKHVQSLQHMCRFVILKAVIRKDLIQTLPLPRRLLDYLNYKHCYSEQVESDSSHSQISGDGSM